The following are encoded together in the Oryzias melastigma strain HK-1 linkage group LG17, ASM292280v2, whole genome shotgun sequence genome:
- the LOC112144273 gene encoding oocyte zinc finger protein XlCOF6 has product MQSEYKRDHRGCIGALCSTFSADVPQQCVWMEVECQLSIQEKNSSLDQEEPEPSQMKEEQEEPCGCQGREQLVQNQETEMKVEEIDVPQLHVCKEEERISNLKQEESEPPQIKEEQKELYISEEGEQLELKQENQDFMITDTKAEPSETKVLEVNSPIRTSSHTENVDHSPTLENPSLTDTEEILIKCCVCGKTSSGLYGNQPPMKHQDVSTLEFCEPCRIRINQGGSWTIPVETVSGEKLHSCDTCGRVFKRFGSLKRHMQKHQYSKSLVFYKKFSLMRRMKIQKLRRQHSCEICGESFGYNFILKAHMKSHPAELPFTCDSCGKGFKQNSHLKLHMVIHTGEKQFTCDICGKCFTAKKGLNYHKRIHTGEKPFTCGTCGKSFTFKALLISHMRSHTGDKPFKCVTCGKCFSKSSYLTIHRRTHTDERPFTCKTCGKAFRRLTTLNIHMVVHSDENPVNCDTCGKTFKRVRCLKIHMDSHKAEKKPCKICEKTFTYNHALKRHMKTHSTERPFSCDSCAKSFKTKTSLKEHMKTHTGEKPFTYDICGKCYSQKAGLQIHTRVHTGETPFTCETCGKGFRTKRQLVCHMRTHTGEKPFNCKTCGKFLANPSSLAVHSRTHTGEKPFTCELCGNAFTAKRSLKFHMSIHTGEKPFACNICGKCFTRQDGLNFHKKVHSGEKPFIGDICGRSGPIFSGQ; this is encoded by the exons ATGCAATCTGAATACAAGCGGGATCACCGCGGCTGCATTGGTGCTTTATGTTCCACGTTTTCAGCAG ATGTTCCACAGCAGTGTGTCTGGATGGAGGTTGAATGTCAGCTCAGTATCCAGGAGAAGAACTCCAGTCTGGAccaagaagaaccagaaccttcacagatgaaagaggaacaggaagaaCCTTGTGGTTGTCAGGGGAGAGAGCAGCTTGTTCAGAATCAGGAGACTGAGATGAAGGTGGAGGAAATAG ATGTTCCACAGCTGCACGTCTgtaaagaggaggagaggatctCCAACCTGAAACAGGAGGAATCCGAGCCTCCACAGATCaaggaggagcagaaggagcTCTACATCAGTGAGGAAGGAGAACAGCTGGAACTGAAGCAGGAGAACCAGGATTTTATGATCACTGACACCAAAGCAGAACCAAGTGAGACCAAAGTTCTGGAAGTAAACAGTCCCATCAGAACCAGCAGTCACACTGAGAATGTAGACCACTCTCCCACATTAGAAAATCCCAGTCTTACAGACACGGAGGAAATCTTGAtcaaatgttgtgtttgtgggAAAACCTCCAGTGGTTTATACGGGAATCAGCCCCCAATGAAGCATCAGGATGTATCAACACTAGAATTTTGTGAGCCCTGTAgaatcagaataaatcaaggGGGATCTTGGACTATCCCGGTGGAAACAGTATCAGGAGAGAAATTACATTCCTGTGACACATGTGGAAgggtttttaaaagatttggtAGTTTGAAAAGGCATATGCAAAAACATCAATATAGTAAAAGTTtagtgttttacaaaaaattcagtttgatgAGACGCATGAAGATTCAAAAATTGAGGAGGCAACATTCTTGTGAAATATGTGGAGAAAGCTTTGGCtacaatttcattttaaaagcacacatgaaAAGTCACCCAGCTGAGCTGCCTTTCACTTGTGACTCATGTGGAAAAGGTTTCAAACAAAATTCCCATTTAAAACTGCATATGGtgattcacacaggtgagaAGCAGTTCACATGTGATATATGTGGAAAATGTTTTACAGCAAAGAAGGGATTAAATTATCACAAAAGAATTCACACAGGTGAGAAGCCTTTTACATGTGGTACATGTggaaaaagttttacatttaaggCACTTTTAATTTCTCATATGAGATCTCACACAGGTGATAAGCCTTTTAAATGTGTAACATGTGGGAAATGTTTCTCAAAAAGTTCTTATTTAACTATTCACAGGAGAACTCACACAGATGAGAGGCCTTTTACTTGTAAAACATGTGGAAAAGCTTTCAGACGCCTGACTACTCTAAATATCCACATGGTTGTTCATTCAGATGAAAACCCTGTCAATTGTGACACATGTGGCAAGACCTTTAAACGTGTTCGTTGTTTGAAAATACACATGGACAGTCACAAAGCAGAGAAGAAACCTtgtaaaatatgtgaaaaaacgTTTACTTACAATCATGCTTTAAAAAGGCACATGAAAACTCACTCAACTGAGCGACCTTTCAGTTGTGATTCATGTGCAAAATCTTTCAAGactaaaacaagtttaaaggAACACATGAAGACTCACACAGGTGAGAAGCCGTTCACTTATGATATTTGTGGGAAATGTTACTCACAAAAGGCTGGATTACAGATTCACACAAGAGTCCACACGGGTGAGACGCCGTTTACTTGTGAAACATGTGGAAAAGGTTTCCGAACAAAGAGACAGTTAGTCTgtcacatgagaactcacacaggggAGAAGCCTTTTAATTGTAAAACATGTGGGAAGTTTTTGGCGAATCCTTCTTCTTTAGCTGTTCACAgtagaactcatacaggagagaagccttttacttgTGAATTATGTGGAAATGCGTTTACAGCAAAGCGTAGTTTGAAATTTCACATGAGCATTCACACAGGTGAGAAGCCGTTTGCTTGTAatatttgtggaaaatgtttcaCACGACAGGATGGattaaattttcacaaaaaagttcACTCGGGTGAGAAGCCTTTCATAGGAGACATCTGTGGAAGAAGCGGTCCCATATTTTCTGGACAATAA